One window of the Pyrinomonadaceae bacterium genome contains the following:
- a CDS encoding DUF72 domain-containing protein: MNLYVGTSGYSYKEWKGNFYPEDLPAKEMLAYYSRRLPAVEINNTFYRMPQPNMVENWRDQVPETFRFSIKATQRITHIKRLKNCAEETKFLIETASLLRERLGVVLFQLPPNSKKDLERLREFLECLPEPTRAAFEFRNESWLDDETLDLLRQKNFALVVSDTDEKPLTSITNTGDWGYLRLRKTSYSDQELGDWMKRVQEQKWKDAFIFFKHEDEGVGPKLAAQFLALSEPPAARGPHAGIPRGVQDAGG, encoded by the coding sequence ATGAACCTCTACGTCGGCACCAGCGGCTACAGCTACAAAGAGTGGAAGGGCAATTTCTATCCGGAGGATTTGCCGGCGAAAGAGATGCTCGCGTATTACTCGCGCCGCCTGCCGGCCGTGGAGATCAACAACACCTTCTATCGCATGCCGCAGCCGAACATGGTTGAGAATTGGAGAGATCAGGTTCCCGAGACTTTCCGCTTCTCGATCAAAGCCACGCAGCGCATCACCCACATTAAACGCCTGAAGAACTGCGCTGAGGAAACAAAGTTTCTGATCGAGACGGCGTCATTGCTGCGAGAAAGATTAGGCGTCGTGTTATTTCAACTTCCGCCGAATTCGAAAAAGGATCTGGAACGGTTGCGCGAGTTTCTCGAGTGTCTGCCGGAGCCGACGCGCGCTGCCTTCGAGTTTCGTAACGAGTCGTGGCTCGACGACGAAACGCTCGACCTTCTGCGACAGAAGAATTTTGCGCTAGTCGTTTCGGACACAGACGAGAAGCCGCTCACGTCAATCACCAACACGGGAGACTGGGGCTACCTGCGTTTGCGCAAGACTTCGTATTCAGATCAGGAGTTGGGGGATTGGATGAAGCGTGTGCAGGAGCAGAAATGGAAAGACGCCTTCATCTTTTTCAAACATGAAGACGAAGGCGTCGGACCGAAATTGGCGGCGCAGTTTTTAGCGTTGTCAGAACCACCTGCGGCGCGGGGTCCCCACGCGGGCATCCCGCGTGGGGTGCAGGATGCGGGTGGTTGA
- a CDS encoding protein kinase, whose amino-acid sequence MVEAAKEFRGTERFSLRRKLGAGGMGVVYEAIDRLTNKPVALKTLNRAEPEHIYRLKREFRELADVSHPNLAALYELMSSGRHWFFTMELVQGVQFIEHIRRQGEGETGEGSSTLRRGDERAILEANTVEFDSSDVLFESGEMSVSAESPASWTPIPEFDELRLRSALRQLAEGLHHLHEVGKLHRDIKPSNVLITDEGRVVILDFGLVEDVEPASRDTLLVGTPDYMSPEQGAQLPISKASDWYSVGVMLYEALTGRLPFTGRFFEVVIRKQTRRPIQPIEINPRVPNDLNELCMNLLRRRPENRLKGRAVLRFLKASRSSFAVSVAETAFVGRERQLRELNDAFGTMRRGQAVSVYVRGLSGMGKSTLVQAFLEQAKENFPDALILQGRCYERESVPYKALDGVVDSLSKYLASLPRESAEALVPRHARALARSFPVLLQVDAIFDERAGAETGDLFTLRRHAFGALREMLTALTRRQPLIIWTDDLQWADDDSIRLLEDLLRPPDAPPLLLIGGFRAEDFETKTFLKQLVQNAGTESCREIVLDRLSNKEASELAASLLAAAKVEGDLFVKSVVAEAAGNPFLVEQLCHYVSIAERAGETGVSLATMLEERIRQLPEGSRGLLNVLAVAARPVNQDVAFAACGAQQHDLQILNAVRAAELVRTGGTAYGIELHHDRIGETLRALLPDADRKQIHRRLAQAIEARSFDDPEALYHDYLGAGELARATFHAEAAARKAASTLAFDRAALYFRRAIDLAPAGTDVVDLKIALGDALANAGRPAEAAAEFLEAAKSTAPRRALELQQRAGAQLLMGGHVEEGLAVFEKVLQAAGFKLPKGPKRALLSMLVRRAWISMRGLDFTERDAAAISEAELHRIDICWSVAAGLGVVDLIRGAEFQSRHVLLALRAGEVYRVARAMTFETVQMATRGGPAIARARQLADQTEELARRSGHPHALGLAIWARGLSAYLIGHWKEAAELCERAAEVLRDQCTGAAWELTVAHRFMLTSLMFLGELTEVARRVPQLLSVALEQGNIFAATDLRTRLNPIWLATDDPDRARDEVIAAMTQWPREGFHLQHYTSLVALAQIELYTGDFEVAWKHIDQQVKPLERSLLLRTQGLRIDMLHLRARLALASAFGRERDERLRIAGNCADRIAREDMPWSNPLANFTYAALAKQRGDTSRAEALTKQAVDGFVAADMALYAAAARRRLGELRGGDEGRELIAQSEEWMSKQQIKNSVAVTNLMAPGF is encoded by the coding sequence ATGGTCGAAGCAGCTAAAGAATTTCGCGGGACTGAACGCTTCAGTCTGCGCCGCAAACTCGGCGCGGGCGGAATGGGCGTCGTCTACGAAGCAATCGACCGGCTGACCAATAAACCGGTGGCGTTGAAGACTTTGAATCGCGCCGAACCGGAGCACATTTATCGTTTGAAGCGCGAGTTCCGCGAGCTCGCCGACGTTTCACATCCGAACCTGGCCGCGCTTTACGAGTTGATGTCGTCCGGACGTCACTGGTTTTTCACGATGGAACTCGTGCAGGGCGTCCAGTTCATTGAGCACATCAGACGTCAAGGCGAAGGCGAAACCGGCGAAGGATCTTCCACGCTTCGCCGGGGTGATGAGCGGGCGATCTTAGAGGCCAATACCGTCGAGTTCGACAGCTCTGATGTTCTGTTTGAATCGGGCGAAATGTCGGTCTCTGCTGAATCGCCGGCCTCCTGGACGCCGATACCTGAATTTGATGAGCTGCGTTTGCGTTCAGCGCTAAGGCAACTTGCCGAGGGTTTGCATCACCTGCATGAAGTCGGAAAGCTACATCGCGACATCAAACCGTCGAACGTGCTCATCACGGACGAAGGGCGCGTCGTAATTTTAGACTTTGGTTTGGTCGAAGACGTTGAACCCGCATCGCGCGACACCCTGCTCGTGGGCACGCCTGATTACATGTCGCCCGAACAAGGGGCGCAACTGCCAATCTCAAAAGCCAGCGACTGGTACAGCGTCGGCGTGATGCTCTACGAAGCTCTCACCGGCCGTCTTCCTTTCACCGGAAGATTCTTTGAAGTCGTGATTCGGAAACAAACGCGCCGGCCTATTCAGCCCATCGAGATCAACCCGCGAGTTCCGAATGATCTCAACGAACTCTGCATGAACTTGCTGCGCCGGCGGCCCGAGAATCGTCTCAAAGGCCGCGCCGTGCTGCGGTTTCTCAAAGCGAGCCGATCCTCTTTCGCGGTGTCCGTTGCAGAAACTGCGTTTGTCGGGCGCGAGCGGCAGCTTCGGGAACTGAATGATGCGTTTGGCACCATGCGCCGCGGCCAGGCGGTCTCAGTTTACGTGCGCGGGCTTTCCGGGATGGGCAAGAGCACGCTCGTGCAGGCGTTTCTCGAACAGGCGAAAGAGAATTTTCCGGACGCGCTGATTCTTCAGGGCCGCTGTTACGAGCGCGAGTCGGTTCCGTACAAGGCGCTCGACGGCGTTGTCGATAGCCTCAGCAAATACCTGGCGTCATTGCCACGCGAAAGTGCTGAGGCTTTGGTGCCCCGTCATGCACGCGCGCTGGCGCGAAGCTTTCCCGTACTCCTCCAAGTGGATGCCATCTTTGACGAGCGCGCGGGGGCTGAGACGGGCGATCTATTCACCTTGCGCCGCCACGCATTTGGCGCGTTACGAGAGATGCTGACCGCGCTCACCCGCCGGCAGCCACTGATTATCTGGACCGACGATTTGCAGTGGGCCGACGACGACAGCATCAGACTGTTGGAAGACCTGCTGCGACCACCCGATGCGCCACCGCTGTTGCTCATCGGAGGTTTTCGCGCTGAAGATTTCGAGACAAAGACTTTCCTTAAGCAGTTAGTGCAAAACGCCGGCACTGAATCCTGTCGCGAAATAGTTCTCGATCGTCTGTCCAACAAAGAAGCTTCAGAGCTCGCTGCGTCACTGCTTGCCGCCGCGAAAGTCGAGGGTGACCTCTTCGTAAAATCCGTCGTGGCGGAAGCCGCGGGCAATCCGTTTCTGGTCGAACAACTCTGTCACTACGTTTCGATCGCTGAACGGGCGGGCGAGACCGGGGTCAGTCTGGCGACGATGCTCGAAGAACGCATCAGGCAACTACCCGAAGGGTCGCGCGGGCTGCTCAATGTGCTCGCAGTTGCGGCGCGCCCGGTGAACCAGGACGTCGCCTTCGCGGCGTGCGGCGCACAGCAGCACGATTTACAGATCCTGAACGCGGTGCGCGCGGCGGAGCTGGTTCGCACGGGCGGCACGGCTTACGGAATCGAGCTTCATCACGATCGCATCGGCGAGACGCTGCGGGCCCTGCTGCCCGATGCGGACCGAAAGCAAATTCATCGGCGGCTGGCGCAAGCGATTGAAGCTCGCAGCTTTGACGATCCGGAAGCCCTGTACCACGACTATCTCGGGGCAGGCGAACTTGCGCGGGCAACTTTTCATGCGGAAGCCGCGGCGCGAAAAGCGGCGAGCACTTTGGCTTTTGATCGAGCCGCGCTCTATTTCCGGCGGGCGATTGATTTGGCGCCGGCGGGGACTGACGTTGTCGATTTGAAGATCGCTTTGGGAGATGCTCTGGCCAACGCGGGACGACCGGCCGAAGCGGCCGCTGAGTTTCTTGAAGCCGCGAAGTCAACCGCGCCCAGACGCGCGCTTGAGTTGCAACAACGCGCCGGCGCCCAGTTACTAATGGGCGGGCACGTCGAGGAAGGACTCGCTGTTTTCGAGAAGGTCTTGCAGGCCGCAGGATTCAAATTACCGAAAGGTCCCAAGCGCGCGTTGTTGTCGATGCTGGTGCGGCGCGCGTGGATTTCGATGCGCGGACTGGATTTCACCGAGCGTGACGCGGCGGCCATTTCAGAAGCTGAACTGCATCGCATCGACATCTGCTGGTCGGTCGCGGCCGGCCTGGGGGTAGTCGATTTGATACGCGGGGCAGAATTTCAGAGCCGGCACGTGCTGTTAGCGCTGCGCGCCGGCGAAGTCTATCGCGTCGCGCGGGCGATGACTTTCGAGACCGTGCAGATGGCTACGCGCGGTGGACCAGCCATTGCGCGCGCGCGGCAGCTTGCAGATCAAACCGAAGAGCTGGCGCGACGCTCAGGACATCCACACGCACTCGGCCTGGCGATCTGGGCGCGCGGACTAAGTGCATATCTGATCGGCCATTGGAAAGAAGCGGCTGAGTTGTGCGAACGCGCGGCTGAGGTGTTGCGCGATCAGTGCACCGGCGCGGCCTGGGAGCTGACCGTGGCCCACCGTTTCATGCTGACGTCGCTAATGTTTCTGGGCGAGCTGACTGAGGTGGCGCGGCGAGTGCCGCAGTTACTTTCGGTAGCGCTTGAGCAGGGAAACATTTTTGCCGCCACTGACCTGCGTACGCGGCTCAATCCAATCTGGCTCGCGACCGACGATCCCGACCGTGCGCGCGACGAGGTCATCGCCGCCATGACCCAATGGCCGCGCGAAGGTTTTCACCTGCAGCACTACACATCGCTCGTTGCCCTCGCGCAGATTGAACTTTACACCGGCGATTTCGAAGTCGCGTGGAAACACATTGACCAACAGGTTAAGCCGCTGGAAAGATCCCTGCTGCTGCGCACGCAGGGCCTGCGCATCGACATGCTGCATCTGCGCGCGCGCCTGGCGCTGGCCAGCGCGTTTGGCCGAGAGCGCGACGAGCGTTTGCGCATCGCCGGGAACTGCGCTGACCGCATCGCGCGAGAGGACATGCCGTGGTCGAATCCGCTCGCGAACTTCACTTACGCCGCGCTCGCGAAGCAGCGAGGCGACACTTCACGCGCGGAAGCGTTGACGAAGCAGGCGGTCGATGGCTTTGTAGCGGCGGATATGGCTCTTTACGCAGCGGCGGCGCGCCGGCGGCTGGGCGAACTGCGCGGTGGCGATGAAGGACGGGAACTGATCGCGCAATCGGAAGAATGGATGAGTAAGCAGCAGATCAAGAATTCCGTCGCCGTGACGAACCTAATGGCGCCGGGGTTTTGA
- a CDS encoding VIT1/CCC1 transporter family protein, which produces MPQTPHTEKHFTAGQTVRDTVIGMADGLTVPFALAAGLTGAIDSANIIVTAGFAEIAAGSIAMGLGGYLAAKSDAEHYAKEREREKREVKEIPDEEMREVAQVFKSYGLSDKESAPIVEALSKNPRKWVDFMMRFELGLEKPDPKRALASALTIGGAYAVGGLIPLSPYVVASVFQIITVTTALLVSVSLTLIALFVFGFIKGRFTGTRPMRSALQTAFIGSVAAGAAYGIARLIGG; this is translated from the coding sequence ATGCCCCAGACACCACACACGGAAAAACACTTCACGGCCGGGCAGACTGTTCGCGACACGGTGATCGGAATGGCGGACGGATTAACCGTGCCGTTCGCGCTGGCCGCGGGCTTAACCGGCGCAATTGATTCGGCGAACATTATCGTGACCGCGGGCTTTGCTGAGATTGCCGCCGGTTCGATCGCGATGGGCCTCGGTGGTTATCTCGCGGCGAAGAGCGACGCGGAGCATTACGCGAAGGAGCGCGAGCGCGAGAAGCGCGAAGTTAAAGAGATCCCCGACGAAGAGATGCGCGAAGTCGCGCAGGTCTTCAAATCCTACGGCTTGAGTGACAAAGAGAGCGCACCGATCGTCGAAGCGCTCTCGAAGAATCCGAGGAAGTGGGTCGATTTCATGATGCGTTTCGAGCTGGGCCTGGAAAAACCTGATCCGAAACGTGCATTGGCCAGTGCGTTGACGATCGGAGGCGCCTATGCCGTGGGGGGCTTGATTCCACTCTCTCCTTACGTCGTTGCATCGGTTTTCCAGATCATAACTGTAACCACGGCGCTGTTAGTTTCCGTGAGCCTAACGTTGATCGCGCTGTTTGTTTTCGGCTTCATCAAGGGTCGCTTCACCGGCACCCGGCCGATGCGCAGCGCTCTGCAAACGGCTTTTATTGGGAGCGTCGCGGCGGGAGCGGCTTACGGAATTGCGCGGTTGATTGGCGGTTGA
- a CDS encoding TMEM165/GDT1 family protein: MDWRVLLTTFGIIFLAEMGDKTQLAAMTMAADKKRPWEVFLGASLALAAVSAVGILVGTALGHYLPLDWIKRVAGAAFVVIGVLILLGKF, encoded by the coding sequence ATGGACTGGCGCGTGCTGCTCACGACCTTTGGCATCATTTTCCTGGCAGAGATGGGGGACAAGACGCAACTCGCCGCGATGACCATGGCGGCCGACAAGAAACGGCCGTGGGAAGTTTTTCTCGGCGCGTCGCTGGCGCTGGCAGCAGTTTCCGCTGTGGGCATTCTGGTTGGCACGGCGCTCGGTCATTACCTGCCGCTCGATTGGATTAAGCGCGTGGCGGGTGCGGCCTTTGTTGTAATCGGTGTCTTGATACTCCTTGGGAAGTTCTAA